The following coding sequences are from one Lemur catta isolate mLemCat1 chromosome 16, mLemCat1.pri, whole genome shotgun sequence window:
- the PPP4R1 gene encoding serine/threonine-protein phosphatase 4 regulatory subunit 1 isoform X2, whose protein sequence is MADLSLLQEDLQEDADGFGVDDYSSESDVIIIPSALDFVSQDEMLTPLGRLDKYAASENVFNRQMVARSLLDTLREVCDDERDCIAVLERISRLAEDSDLQEFFILDMNPMSFMGMKEPTVRAELMEQVPHIALFCQENRPSIPYAFSKYLLPIVVRYLADQNNQVRKTSQAALLALLEQELIERFDVETKVCPVLIELTAPDSNDDVKTEAVAIMCKMAPMVGKDITERLILPRFCEMCCDCRMFHVRKVCAANFGDICSVVGQQATEEMLLPRFFQLCSDNVWGVRKACAECFMAVSCATCQEIRRTKLSALFINLISDPSRWVRQAAFQSLGPFISTFANPSSSGQYFKEESKSSEDMSVEDKNRIRDQEVPEDVQIRPEDVPSDLSVSNSSVKLENTVEDNAAETSRKAPGVDSSLLCTLSSESHQEAASNENDKKPRSCKSTLCTSSQDSALLDQELYNSFHFWRTPLPEIDLDIELEQDSGKTLSPERPEKTSEVPMPTSPNITMATRKELEEMIENLEPHIDDPDVKVTSSTEVMNPSKSSMRTGANFFQTPVNTDILTSSHESQMFLMASRMVTPFQKAFNLLCRDPSGKSLYMAAQVDVLSAALRASSLDTQEETSSTEKKSDLQDELGVNELPDCKINQDDSVPLISDAVESVDSTLRHIHDDSDLSTSSGLSPDEERRTKVQDVVPQALLDQYLSMTDPSRAQTVDTEIAKHCAYSLPGVALTLGRQNWHCLRETYETLASDMQWKVRRTLAFSIHELAVILGDQLTAADLVPIFNGFLKDLDEVRIGVLKHLHDFLKLLHIDKRREYLYQLQEFLVTDNSRNWRFRAELAEQLILLLELYSPRDVYDYLRPIALNLCADKVSSVRWISYKLVSEMVKKLHMATPPTFGVDLINELVENFGRCPKWSGRQAFVFVCQTVIEDDCLPMDQFAVHLMPHLLTLANDRVPNVRVLLAKTLRQTLLEKEYFLASASCHQEAVEQTIMALQMDCDSDVKYFASILPASTKISEDAMSTASSTY, encoded by the exons atttgcAGGAATTCTTTATTCTGGATATGAACCCGATGTCGTTTATGGGTATGAAAG AACCAACTGTGAGAGCGGAGCTGATGGAACAGGTGCCTCATATTGCATTGTTTTGTCAAGAAAACCGGCCTTCAATACCATATGCTTTTTCCAAATACTTGCTACCTATTGTGGTTAGATATCTTGCAGATCAGAATAATCAG gTGAGGAAAACAAGTCAGGCAGCTTTGCTGGCTCTGCTGGAGCAGGAACTAATTGAGCGATTTGATGTAGAGACCAAAGTGTGCCCTGTCCTCATAGAGCTGACTGCCCCAGATAGCAATGATGATGTGAAAACAGAAGCTGTAGCT aTAATGTGCAAAATGGCTCCCATGGTTGGGAAGGATATTACAGAGCGTCTTATCCTGCCTAGGTTTTGTGAGATGTGCTGTGATTGCAGAATGTTTCATGTTCGAAAG GTCTGTGCTGCCAATTTTGGAGATATTTGCAGTGTAGTTGGCCAGCAAGCTACTGAGGAAATGTTG CTACCCAGatttttccagctttgttctGATAATGTATGGGGAGTCCGGAAGGCTTGTGCTGAATGCTTCATGGCGGTTTCATGTGCAACGTGTCAGGAAATCCGACGGACTAAATTATCAGCCCTATTTATTAATTTGATCAGTGATCCTTCACGTTGG gtTCGCCAAGCAGCTTTTCAGTCTCTGGGACCTTTCATATCTACTTTTGCTAATCCATCTAGCTCAGGCcagtattttaaagaagaaagcaaaagttCAGAAGATATGTCagtagaagacaaaaatag GATCAGAGATCAAGAAGTCCCAGAGGATGTACAAATCAGGCCAGAGGATGTTCCTTCGGATCTCAGTGTTAGTAATTCCAGTGTCAAACTGGAAAACACAGTGGAAGATAATGCTGCTGAAACATCTAGGAAAGCTCCAGGTGTGGACAGCTCTTTACTTTGTACTTTGTCCTCAGAATCTCATCAGGAAGCAGCTAGTAATGAGAATGATAAAAAACCTAGAAGCTGCAAATCTACATTATGCACCAGTTCACAAGATTCAGCTCTCTTAGATCAGGAATTGTACAACTCCTTCCATTTCTGGAGGACTCCTCTTCCTGAAATAGATCTAGATATAGAGCTTGAACAGGACTCTGGGAAAACACTCAGCCCGGAAAGACCAGAGAAAACGTCTGAAGTCCCCATGCCAACTTCTCCAAACATCACCATGGCTACCAGAAAGGAACTTGAAGAAATGATAGAAAATCTAGAGCCCCACATTGATGATCCAGATGTTAAAG ttacttcctccactgaagtcatgaacccctcaaagtcatccatgagaacTGGAGCCAACTTCTTCCAGACTCCTGTTAATactgatattttgacctcctcccatgaatcacaaatgttcttaatggcatctagaatggtgacccctttccagaaggctttcaatttactttgccgaGATCCATCAGGGAAATCACTCTATATGGCAg CACAAGTGGACGTGCTGTCTGCTGCGCTGCGCGCGTCCAGCCTGGACACTCAGGAAGAGACCAGCAGTACAGAGAAGAAAAGTGATTTGCAAGATGAACTGGGTGTAAATGAGCTACCCGATTGTAAAATAAATCAAGATGATTCTGTGCCTTTAATCAGCGATGCTGTTGAG AGTGTGGACTCCACTCTTCGCCATATTCATGACGATTCAGACTTGAGCACCAGCAGTGGTCTCAGCCCTGATGAGGAAAGGAGAACTAAAGTCCAA GATGTTGTACCTCAGGCTTTATTAGACCAGTATTTATCTATGACGGACCCCTCTCGTGCACAGACGGTTGACACTGAAATTGCTAAGCACTGTGCATATAGCCTCCCAGGTGTGGCCCTGACGCTCGGCAGACAGAATTGGCACTGCCTCAGAGAGACGTATGAGACTCTGGCTTCAGACATGCAG TGGAAAGTTCGACGCACTTTAGCATTCTCCATCCATGAGCTTGCGGTGATTCTTGGAGATCAGTTAACAGCTGCAGATCTGGTTCcaatttttaatggatttttaaaagaccttGATGAAGTCAGGATAGGTGTCCTTAAACACTTGCATGATTTTCTGAAG CTTCTTCATATTGACAAAAGAAGAGAATACCTTTATCAGCTTCAGGAGTTTCTGGTGACAGATAATAGTAGAAATTGGCGCTTTCGAGCTGAACTGGCTGA ACAGCTGATTTTACTTCTAGAGTTATATAGTCCCAGAGATGTTTATGACTATTTACGTCCCATTGCTCTGAATCTGTGTGCAGACAAAGTTTCTTCTGTTCGTTGGATTTCCTACAAGTTG GTCAGCGAGATGGTGAAGAAGCTACACATGGCCACACCACCGACGTTTGGGGTGGACCTCATCAACGAGCTTGTCGAGAACTTTGGCAGATGTCCCAAGTGGTCTGGTCGGCAGGCCTTTGTCTTTGTCTGCCAG ACTGTCATTGAAGATGACTGTCTTCCCATGGACCAGTTCGCTGTGCATCTGATGCCACATCTGCTAACCTTAGCAAACGACAGGGTCCCAAATGTGAGAGTGCTGCTTGCGAAAACATTAAGACAGACTCTATTAGAAAAAG AGTATTTCCTGGCCTCGGCCAGCTGTCATCAGGAAGCCGTGGAACAGACCATCATGGCTCTTCAGATGGATTGTGACAGCGATGTCAAGTATTTTGCAAGCATCCTCCCTGCCAGTACCAAAATCTCTGAAGATGCCATGAGTACAGCTTCCTCAACCTACTAG
- the PPP4R1 gene encoding serine/threonine-protein phosphatase 4 regulatory subunit 1 isoform X3 produces MAQSRPDPRPANALADLSLLQEDLQEDADGSLDFVSQDEMLTPLGRLDKYAASENVFNRQMVARSLLDTLREVCDDERDCIAVLERISRLAEDSDLQEFFILDMNPMSFMGMKEPTVRAELMEQVPHIALFCQENRPSIPYAFSKYLLPIVVRYLADQNNQVRKTSQAALLALLEQELIERFDVETKVCPVLIELTAPDSNDDVKTEAVAIMCKMAPMVGKDITERLILPRFCEMCCDCRMFHVRKVCAANFGDICSVVGQQATEEMLLPRFFQLCSDNVWGVRKACAECFMAVSCATCQEIRRTKLSALFINLISDPSRWVRQAAFQSLGPFISTFANPSSSGQYFKEESKSSEDMSVEDKNRIRDQEVPEDVQIRPEDVPSDLSVSNSSVKLENTVEDNAAETSRKAPGVDSSLLCTLSSESHQEAASNENDKKPRSCKSTLCTSSQDSALLDQELYNSFHFWRTPLPEIDLDIELEQDSGKTLSPERPEKTSEVPMPTSPNITMATRKELEEMIENLEPHIDDPDVKVTSSTEVMNPSKSSMRTGANFFQTPVNTDILTSSHESQMFLMASRMVTPFQKAFNLLCRDPSGKSLYMAAQVDVLSAALRASSLDTQEETSSTEKKSDLQDELGVNELPDCKINQDDSVPLISDAVESVDSTLRHIHDDSDLSTSSGLSPDEERRTKVQDVVPQALLDQYLSMTDPSRAQTVDTEIAKHCAYSLPGVALTLGRQNWHCLRETYETLASDMQWKVRRTLAFSIHELAVILGDQLTAADLVPIFNGFLKDLDEVRIGVLKHLHDFLKLLHIDKRREYLYQLQEFLVTDNSRNWRFRAELAEQLILLLELYSPRDVYDYLRPIALNLCADKVSSVRWISYKLVSEMVKKLHMATPPTFGVDLINELVENFGRCPKWSGRQAFVFVCQTVIEDDCLPMDQFAVHLMPHLLTLANDRVPNVRVLLAKTLRQTLLEKEYFLASASCHQEAVEQTIMALQMDCDSDVKYFASILPASTKISEDAMSTASSTY; encoded by the exons atttgcAGGAATTCTTTATTCTGGATATGAACCCGATGTCGTTTATGGGTATGAAAG AACCAACTGTGAGAGCGGAGCTGATGGAACAGGTGCCTCATATTGCATTGTTTTGTCAAGAAAACCGGCCTTCAATACCATATGCTTTTTCCAAATACTTGCTACCTATTGTGGTTAGATATCTTGCAGATCAGAATAATCAG gTGAGGAAAACAAGTCAGGCAGCTTTGCTGGCTCTGCTGGAGCAGGAACTAATTGAGCGATTTGATGTAGAGACCAAAGTGTGCCCTGTCCTCATAGAGCTGACTGCCCCAGATAGCAATGATGATGTGAAAACAGAAGCTGTAGCT aTAATGTGCAAAATGGCTCCCATGGTTGGGAAGGATATTACAGAGCGTCTTATCCTGCCTAGGTTTTGTGAGATGTGCTGTGATTGCAGAATGTTTCATGTTCGAAAG GTCTGTGCTGCCAATTTTGGAGATATTTGCAGTGTAGTTGGCCAGCAAGCTACTGAGGAAATGTTG CTACCCAGatttttccagctttgttctGATAATGTATGGGGAGTCCGGAAGGCTTGTGCTGAATGCTTCATGGCGGTTTCATGTGCAACGTGTCAGGAAATCCGACGGACTAAATTATCAGCCCTATTTATTAATTTGATCAGTGATCCTTCACGTTGG gtTCGCCAAGCAGCTTTTCAGTCTCTGGGACCTTTCATATCTACTTTTGCTAATCCATCTAGCTCAGGCcagtattttaaagaagaaagcaaaagttCAGAAGATATGTCagtagaagacaaaaatag GATCAGAGATCAAGAAGTCCCAGAGGATGTACAAATCAGGCCAGAGGATGTTCCTTCGGATCTCAGTGTTAGTAATTCCAGTGTCAAACTGGAAAACACAGTGGAAGATAATGCTGCTGAAACATCTAGGAAAGCTCCAGGTGTGGACAGCTCTTTACTTTGTACTTTGTCCTCAGAATCTCATCAGGAAGCAGCTAGTAATGAGAATGATAAAAAACCTAGAAGCTGCAAATCTACATTATGCACCAGTTCACAAGATTCAGCTCTCTTAGATCAGGAATTGTACAACTCCTTCCATTTCTGGAGGACTCCTCTTCCTGAAATAGATCTAGATATAGAGCTTGAACAGGACTCTGGGAAAACACTCAGCCCGGAAAGACCAGAGAAAACGTCTGAAGTCCCCATGCCAACTTCTCCAAACATCACCATGGCTACCAGAAAGGAACTTGAAGAAATGATAGAAAATCTAGAGCCCCACATTGATGATCCAGATGTTAAAG ttacttcctccactgaagtcatgaacccctcaaagtcatccatgagaacTGGAGCCAACTTCTTCCAGACTCCTGTTAATactgatattttgacctcctcccatgaatcacaaatgttcttaatggcatctagaatggtgacccctttccagaaggctttcaatttactttgccgaGATCCATCAGGGAAATCACTCTATATGGCAg CACAAGTGGACGTGCTGTCTGCTGCGCTGCGCGCGTCCAGCCTGGACACTCAGGAAGAGACCAGCAGTACAGAGAAGAAAAGTGATTTGCAAGATGAACTGGGTGTAAATGAGCTACCCGATTGTAAAATAAATCAAGATGATTCTGTGCCTTTAATCAGCGATGCTGTTGAG AGTGTGGACTCCACTCTTCGCCATATTCATGACGATTCAGACTTGAGCACCAGCAGTGGTCTCAGCCCTGATGAGGAAAGGAGAACTAAAGTCCAA GATGTTGTACCTCAGGCTTTATTAGACCAGTATTTATCTATGACGGACCCCTCTCGTGCACAGACGGTTGACACTGAAATTGCTAAGCACTGTGCATATAGCCTCCCAGGTGTGGCCCTGACGCTCGGCAGACAGAATTGGCACTGCCTCAGAGAGACGTATGAGACTCTGGCTTCAGACATGCAG TGGAAAGTTCGACGCACTTTAGCATTCTCCATCCATGAGCTTGCGGTGATTCTTGGAGATCAGTTAACAGCTGCAGATCTGGTTCcaatttttaatggatttttaaaagaccttGATGAAGTCAGGATAGGTGTCCTTAAACACTTGCATGATTTTCTGAAG CTTCTTCATATTGACAAAAGAAGAGAATACCTTTATCAGCTTCAGGAGTTTCTGGTGACAGATAATAGTAGAAATTGGCGCTTTCGAGCTGAACTGGCTGA ACAGCTGATTTTACTTCTAGAGTTATATAGTCCCAGAGATGTTTATGACTATTTACGTCCCATTGCTCTGAATCTGTGTGCAGACAAAGTTTCTTCTGTTCGTTGGATTTCCTACAAGTTG GTCAGCGAGATGGTGAAGAAGCTACACATGGCCACACCACCGACGTTTGGGGTGGACCTCATCAACGAGCTTGTCGAGAACTTTGGCAGATGTCCCAAGTGGTCTGGTCGGCAGGCCTTTGTCTTTGTCTGCCAG ACTGTCATTGAAGATGACTGTCTTCCCATGGACCAGTTCGCTGTGCATCTGATGCCACATCTGCTAACCTTAGCAAACGACAGGGTCCCAAATGTGAGAGTGCTGCTTGCGAAAACATTAAGACAGACTCTATTAGAAAAAG AGTATTTCCTGGCCTCGGCCAGCTGTCATCAGGAAGCCGTGGAACAGACCATCATGGCTCTTCAGATGGATTGTGACAGCGATGTCAAGTATTTTGCAAGCATCCTCCCTGCCAGTACCAAAATCTCTGAAGATGCCATGAGTACAGCTTCCTCAACCTACTAG
- the PPP4R1 gene encoding serine/threonine-protein phosphatase 4 regulatory subunit 1 isoform X5: MADLSLLQEDLQEDADGSLDFVSQDEMLTPLGRLDKYAASENVFNRQMVARSLLDTLREVCDDERDCIAVLERISRLAEDSDLQEFFILDMNPMSFMGMKEPTVRAELMEQVPHIALFCQENRPSIPYAFSKYLLPIVVRYLADQNNQVRKTSQAALLALLEQELIERFDVETKVCPVLIELTAPDSNDDVKTEAVAIMCKMAPMVGKDITERLILPRFCEMCCDCRMFHVRKVCAANFGDICSVVGQQATEEMLLPRFFQLCSDNVWGVRKACAECFMAVSCATCQEIRRTKLSALFINLISDPSRWVRQAAFQSLGPFISTFANPSSSGQYFKEESKSSEDMSVEDKNRIRDQEVPEDVQIRPEDVPSDLSVSNSSVKLENTVEDNAAETSRKAPGVDSSLLCTLSSESHQEAASNENDKKPRSCKSTLCTSSQDSALLDQELYNSFHFWRTPLPEIDLDIELEQDSGKTLSPERPEKTSEVPMPTSPNITMATRKELEEMIENLEPHIDDPDVKVTSSTEVMNPSKSSMRTGANFFQTPVNTDILTSSHESQMFLMASRMVTPFQKAFNLLCRDPSGKSLYMAAQVDVLSAALRASSLDTQEETSSTEKKSDLQDELGVNELPDCKINQDDSVPLISDAVESVDSTLRHIHDDSDLSTSSGLSPDEERRTKVQDVVPQALLDQYLSMTDPSRAQTVDTEIAKHCAYSLPGVALTLGRQNWHCLRETYETLASDMQWKVRRTLAFSIHELAVILGDQLTAADLVPIFNGFLKDLDEVRIGVLKHLHDFLKLLHIDKRREYLYQLQEFLVTDNSRNWRFRAELAEQLILLLELYSPRDVYDYLRPIALNLCADKVSSVRWISYKLVSEMVKKLHMATPPTFGVDLINELVENFGRCPKWSGRQAFVFVCQTVIEDDCLPMDQFAVHLMPHLLTLANDRVPNVRVLLAKTLRQTLLEKEYFLASASCHQEAVEQTIMALQMDCDSDVKYFASILPASTKISEDAMSTASSTY, translated from the exons atttgcAGGAATTCTTTATTCTGGATATGAACCCGATGTCGTTTATGGGTATGAAAG AACCAACTGTGAGAGCGGAGCTGATGGAACAGGTGCCTCATATTGCATTGTTTTGTCAAGAAAACCGGCCTTCAATACCATATGCTTTTTCCAAATACTTGCTACCTATTGTGGTTAGATATCTTGCAGATCAGAATAATCAG gTGAGGAAAACAAGTCAGGCAGCTTTGCTGGCTCTGCTGGAGCAGGAACTAATTGAGCGATTTGATGTAGAGACCAAAGTGTGCCCTGTCCTCATAGAGCTGACTGCCCCAGATAGCAATGATGATGTGAAAACAGAAGCTGTAGCT aTAATGTGCAAAATGGCTCCCATGGTTGGGAAGGATATTACAGAGCGTCTTATCCTGCCTAGGTTTTGTGAGATGTGCTGTGATTGCAGAATGTTTCATGTTCGAAAG GTCTGTGCTGCCAATTTTGGAGATATTTGCAGTGTAGTTGGCCAGCAAGCTACTGAGGAAATGTTG CTACCCAGatttttccagctttgttctGATAATGTATGGGGAGTCCGGAAGGCTTGTGCTGAATGCTTCATGGCGGTTTCATGTGCAACGTGTCAGGAAATCCGACGGACTAAATTATCAGCCCTATTTATTAATTTGATCAGTGATCCTTCACGTTGG gtTCGCCAAGCAGCTTTTCAGTCTCTGGGACCTTTCATATCTACTTTTGCTAATCCATCTAGCTCAGGCcagtattttaaagaagaaagcaaaagttCAGAAGATATGTCagtagaagacaaaaatag GATCAGAGATCAAGAAGTCCCAGAGGATGTACAAATCAGGCCAGAGGATGTTCCTTCGGATCTCAGTGTTAGTAATTCCAGTGTCAAACTGGAAAACACAGTGGAAGATAATGCTGCTGAAACATCTAGGAAAGCTCCAGGTGTGGACAGCTCTTTACTTTGTACTTTGTCCTCAGAATCTCATCAGGAAGCAGCTAGTAATGAGAATGATAAAAAACCTAGAAGCTGCAAATCTACATTATGCACCAGTTCACAAGATTCAGCTCTCTTAGATCAGGAATTGTACAACTCCTTCCATTTCTGGAGGACTCCTCTTCCTGAAATAGATCTAGATATAGAGCTTGAACAGGACTCTGGGAAAACACTCAGCCCGGAAAGACCAGAGAAAACGTCTGAAGTCCCCATGCCAACTTCTCCAAACATCACCATGGCTACCAGAAAGGAACTTGAAGAAATGATAGAAAATCTAGAGCCCCACATTGATGATCCAGATGTTAAAG ttacttcctccactgaagtcatgaacccctcaaagtcatccatgagaacTGGAGCCAACTTCTTCCAGACTCCTGTTAATactgatattttgacctcctcccatgaatcacaaatgttcttaatggcatctagaatggtgacccctttccagaaggctttcaatttactttgccgaGATCCATCAGGGAAATCACTCTATATGGCAg CACAAGTGGACGTGCTGTCTGCTGCGCTGCGCGCGTCCAGCCTGGACACTCAGGAAGAGACCAGCAGTACAGAGAAGAAAAGTGATTTGCAAGATGAACTGGGTGTAAATGAGCTACCCGATTGTAAAATAAATCAAGATGATTCTGTGCCTTTAATCAGCGATGCTGTTGAG AGTGTGGACTCCACTCTTCGCCATATTCATGACGATTCAGACTTGAGCACCAGCAGTGGTCTCAGCCCTGATGAGGAAAGGAGAACTAAAGTCCAA GATGTTGTACCTCAGGCTTTATTAGACCAGTATTTATCTATGACGGACCCCTCTCGTGCACAGACGGTTGACACTGAAATTGCTAAGCACTGTGCATATAGCCTCCCAGGTGTGGCCCTGACGCTCGGCAGACAGAATTGGCACTGCCTCAGAGAGACGTATGAGACTCTGGCTTCAGACATGCAG TGGAAAGTTCGACGCACTTTAGCATTCTCCATCCATGAGCTTGCGGTGATTCTTGGAGATCAGTTAACAGCTGCAGATCTGGTTCcaatttttaatggatttttaaaagaccttGATGAAGTCAGGATAGGTGTCCTTAAACACTTGCATGATTTTCTGAAG CTTCTTCATATTGACAAAAGAAGAGAATACCTTTATCAGCTTCAGGAGTTTCTGGTGACAGATAATAGTAGAAATTGGCGCTTTCGAGCTGAACTGGCTGA ACAGCTGATTTTACTTCTAGAGTTATATAGTCCCAGAGATGTTTATGACTATTTACGTCCCATTGCTCTGAATCTGTGTGCAGACAAAGTTTCTTCTGTTCGTTGGATTTCCTACAAGTTG GTCAGCGAGATGGTGAAGAAGCTACACATGGCCACACCACCGACGTTTGGGGTGGACCTCATCAACGAGCTTGTCGAGAACTTTGGCAGATGTCCCAAGTGGTCTGGTCGGCAGGCCTTTGTCTTTGTCTGCCAG ACTGTCATTGAAGATGACTGTCTTCCCATGGACCAGTTCGCTGTGCATCTGATGCCACATCTGCTAACCTTAGCAAACGACAGGGTCCCAAATGTGAGAGTGCTGCTTGCGAAAACATTAAGACAGACTCTATTAGAAAAAG AGTATTTCCTGGCCTCGGCCAGCTGTCATCAGGAAGCCGTGGAACAGACCATCATGGCTCTTCAGATGGATTGTGACAGCGATGTCAAGTATTTTGCAAGCATCCTCCCTGCCAGTACCAAAATCTCTGAAGATGCCATGAGTACAGCTTCCTCAACCTACTAG